Proteins encoded within one genomic window of Geotalea daltonii FRC-32:
- a CDS encoding hemerythrin domain-containing protein encodes MAQQSHQFFELLKNDHRRAEQLMQQISAASREQRQEPFITLRNELQAHFQIEEKFFYPKLLPIQDMKALVEDALDEHQEAKDLLLQLEKIGFGAEDWQETFSKLEDGIRHHHEDEEQEIFPKCTQFLKDQDLTDMARKSVQEKEHFLTRAAKSSSARPGARRKPTRKEIHP; translated from the coding sequence ATGGCACAGCAATCTCACCAGTTCTTCGAGCTTCTCAAAAATGATCACCGCCGGGCGGAGCAGCTCATGCAGCAGATCTCTGCCGCATCCCGCGAACAAAGGCAGGAGCCTTTCATCACCCTGCGCAACGAACTGCAGGCGCACTTCCAGATCGAGGAAAAATTCTTTTACCCGAAACTGCTTCCCATTCAGGACATGAAGGCACTGGTGGAAGATGCCCTGGACGAGCATCAGGAGGCCAAAGACCTGCTTTTACAACTGGAAAAGATCGGCTTTGGGGCCGAGGATTGGCAGGAAACCTTCAGCAAGCTTGAGGATGGGATCAGACACCATCACGAGGATGAAGAGCAGGAAATTTTCCCCAAATGCACCCAGTTTCTCAAGGACCAGGATCTGACCGACATGGCCAGGAAATCGGTACAGGAAAAGGAGCATTTTCTCACACGCGCTGCCAAATCAAGTTCAGCCAGGCCAGGAGCGAGGAGGAAACCCACAAGAAAAGAAATTCACCCATAG
- a CDS encoding DNA-formamidopyrimidine glycosylase family protein yields MPELPDLTVFAENLGKRVTKKMIRSVTCGRNLRLNVSPRELAESLQDQVIEGVERWGKEIRFLLGNGKILHVHLMLTGGFVITGKPDKVPFPQLVIGFEDDTSLVVTDEKAMAMAALDPEKAEASPDALAVTVDELKRLISRFPKAKAKAFLIDQKVMRGIGNAYADEILWEARISPLSLMGKLTPQTIEVLAEKIPAVLQWAIVSIKERNPGITAGEIRDFLQVHNPSRKTSPTGRPIIKEKIAQKTTYYTDEQKLYV; encoded by the coding sequence ATGCCGGAGTTGCCTGATCTGACTGTTTTTGCCGAAAACCTGGGTAAGAGGGTAACGAAGAAAATGATACGATCGGTGACGTGCGGGAGAAATTTGCGCCTGAATGTTTCTCCCCGGGAACTTGCAGAATCATTGCAGGATCAGGTGATAGAAGGTGTGGAACGCTGGGGAAAGGAGATCCGGTTTCTCCTTGGCAACGGCAAAATATTACACGTCCATCTGATGCTGACCGGCGGCTTCGTTATAACCGGCAAGCCGGACAAGGTTCCTTTTCCGCAGCTGGTGATCGGCTTCGAGGACGATACAAGCCTTGTCGTCACCGATGAAAAAGCCATGGCCATGGCGGCACTCGATCCGGAAAAGGCGGAAGCTTCACCTGATGCCCTGGCGGTAACCGTCGATGAGCTGAAACGCCTGATTTCCAGGTTTCCGAAGGCTAAGGCCAAGGCGTTTCTCATCGACCAGAAAGTGATGCGCGGCATAGGCAACGCCTATGCTGACGAGATCTTGTGGGAAGCCCGCATCTCACCCCTGTCTTTGATGGGAAAGCTGACCCCCCAGACCATTGAAGTGCTTGCGGAAAAAATACCGGCAGTCCTGCAGTGGGCCATTGTCTCCATCAAGGAGAGGAATCCCGGCATCACTGCCGGTGAGATCCGGGATTTCCTACAGGTGCATAACCCTTCCCGCAAAACATCACCCACGGGACGACCGATCATCAAGGAGAAGATTGCCCAGAAGACGACCTATTATACCGATGAGCAGAAACTATATGTATAG
- a CDS encoding N-acyl-D-amino-acid deacylase family protein: MNSLLIKGATLVDGSGGAACPADVLMAEGRILAVGRGNSSLPADKVVDAAGLVLAPGFIDIHSHTDMTLFRYPLVESKAFQGVTLEVTGNCGLSFFPVAAGGERQLAEYLALHDFCQPAGGIAWNDLASWSEAVERPGMGINVAPLVGHASLRIAAMGMESRPPTPGELEQMQVTLKIALQQGAWGMSTGLIYPPGSYADRDELIALARTLADHGALYTSHIRSEGEGLAAALEEAMAIGRESGVRVQISHLKAMGRSNRGHAGEILKKIAAARATGLDIAADQYPYAASATTLAALVPQWAHEGGASSLLLRLQAPELRAQLTAEIDSAMAAREGAAGIMISNCRSGQNRHFSGKTIAEIADRWGCNGAAAVIRLLVEEKGEVGAIFFSMAEEDVVAILADPAVMVGSDGHGLNAGDASGEATHPRSYGTFTRVLGRYVRDENLLSLEAAIHKMTGLPASRLGLSDRGLVREGYVADLVLFNPATVRDQADYADPHRYATGIVHLFVAGEPVIWDGKLTGRRPGRVLRRLSSKKENTFRFEQAIAKGESNVP; encoded by the coding sequence ATGAATTCGCTGCTCATAAAAGGCGCAACGTTGGTTGACGGCAGCGGAGGGGCCGCCTGTCCGGCCGATGTTCTGATGGCAGAGGGGCGCATTCTTGCCGTCGGCCGAGGAAATTCCAGTCTCCCTGCAGACAAGGTAGTGGATGCGGCCGGCCTCGTGTTGGCTCCTGGATTCATCGACATCCACAGCCATACGGATATGACCCTGTTCCGATATCCGCTGGTGGAAAGCAAGGCTTTTCAGGGGGTAACCCTGGAGGTGACCGGTAATTGCGGGCTGAGCTTTTTCCCGGTGGCTGCAGGGGGAGAGCGTCAACTGGCCGAATATCTGGCGCTGCACGACTTCTGCCAGCCCGCGGGCGGCATTGCCTGGAATGACCTCGCCTCCTGGAGCGAAGCGGTCGAGCGGCCGGGGATGGGGATCAACGTGGCGCCGCTGGTGGGGCATGCTTCCCTGCGTATAGCTGCCATGGGCATGGAAAGCCGACCGCCGACCCCCGGCGAGCTGGAGCAGATGCAGGTAACGTTGAAAATAGCCCTGCAGCAGGGAGCATGGGGCATGTCCACCGGGCTTATTTATCCGCCGGGAAGCTATGCAGATCGGGACGAACTGATTGCCCTTGCCCGTACCTTGGCAGATCATGGCGCCCTGTACACGAGCCACATTCGCAGCGAAGGGGAAGGGCTGGCGGCGGCCCTTGAAGAAGCCATGGCCATAGGCAGGGAGAGCGGAGTGCGGGTGCAGATTTCCCACCTCAAGGCCATGGGGAGGAGCAATCGGGGACACGCCGGAGAAATATTGAAGAAAATTGCAGCGGCACGCGCAACTGGCCTGGATATCGCAGCCGATCAGTATCCCTATGCGGCTTCAGCTACCACCCTGGCGGCCCTAGTCCCACAGTGGGCCCACGAAGGAGGAGCTTCTTCCCTCTTGCTGCGGCTGCAGGCACCCGAGCTGCGGGCTCAACTAACGGCTGAAATCGACAGCGCCATGGCTGCCCGCGAGGGAGCGGCAGGAATCATGATCAGTAATTGCCGCTCCGGGCAAAACCGCCATTTCTCCGGCAAGACTATCGCCGAGATTGCCGACCGCTGGGGGTGCAACGGCGCCGCAGCGGTGATCAGGCTATTGGTGGAAGAGAAGGGGGAGGTGGGTGCCATCTTCTTTTCCATGGCAGAGGAAGATGTGGTGGCCATTCTCGCCGATCCGGCAGTCATGGTCGGTTCCGACGGGCATGGCCTCAATGCCGGGGATGCCTCTGGTGAAGCGACCCATCCCCGCTCCTATGGTACTTTTACCCGCGTCCTTGGGCGCTATGTGCGGGATGAAAACCTGCTGTCACTGGAGGCAGCCATCCACAAGATGACTGGACTGCCGGCATCCCGCTTGGGGCTGAGCGACCGCGGGCTGGTGCGGGAGGGTTATGTCGCCGATCTGGTCCTCTTCAATCCGGCAACGGTCAGGGACCAGGCGGATTACGCGGATCCCCACCGCTACGCCACCGGCATCGTACATCTTTTCGTGGCCGGGGAACCGGTGATCTGGGACGGCAAGCTTACCGGGCGAAGACCAGGACGGGTCCTGCGCAGGCTCTCTTCTAAAAAAGAGAACACCTTCCGTTTTGAACAAGCCATTGCTAAAGGAGAATCTAATGTCCCTTGA
- a CDS encoding zinc-dependent alcohol dehydrogenase — MKAVCWHGKHNVQVDTVPDPQILNPRDAIVKVTLSGICGSDLHLYNGKVPTMKEGDILGHEFMGEVVEVGSAITSISRGDRVIVPFPIACGDCWYCQEGLWALCDNSNPNSWMLEKLYGDTGAGIFGYSHLYGGYAGGQAEYVRVPFADTGLEKVPAELGDEKVLFLTDILPTGYQAAENCNIRKGDTVAVWGCGPVGLLAMKCAWHLGAGKVFAIDRFPERLEMARMHCKAETLNYEETDITEALHNMTGGRGPDSCIDAVGMEAQGTGFEAAYDTVKQTLHLENDRPIALRQLIKACRKGGTISVPGVYSGFVDKMPMGAIFAKGLTLRAGQTHVQKYLRPLMRLIETGEIDSSFLITHRMSLNDAPMGYELFDRKQDGCVKIVLRPQGTSQTVH; from the coding sequence ATGAAGGCTGTTTGCTGGCACGGGAAGCACAATGTGCAGGTAGATACTGTTCCGGACCCCCAGATCCTCAACCCTCGTGATGCCATCGTCAAAGTCACCCTCTCCGGCATCTGCGGCTCAGATCTGCATCTCTATAACGGCAAGGTCCCGACCATGAAAGAAGGGGACATCCTCGGCCACGAGTTCATGGGCGAGGTTGTCGAGGTGGGCTCAGCCATTACTTCAATCAGCCGCGGCGACCGCGTCATCGTTCCCTTTCCCATAGCCTGCGGCGACTGCTGGTACTGCCAGGAGGGGCTGTGGGCCCTCTGCGACAACTCCAATCCCAATTCCTGGATGCTGGAAAAACTCTATGGAGACACCGGCGCCGGCATATTCGGCTATTCCCATCTGTACGGCGGCTATGCCGGTGGGCAAGCGGAATACGTCCGCGTTCCCTTTGCCGACACCGGTCTGGAGAAGGTCCCTGCGGAATTGGGCGACGAGAAGGTACTTTTCCTCACCGATATCCTGCCCACCGGTTACCAGGCCGCCGAAAACTGCAATATTCGGAAAGGGGACACGGTTGCCGTCTGGGGCTGCGGGCCGGTAGGGCTTCTGGCAATGAAATGCGCCTGGCACCTGGGAGCGGGCAAGGTATTCGCCATAGACCGCTTCCCCGAGCGACTGGAAATGGCCCGCATGCACTGCAAAGCTGAAACACTCAACTATGAAGAAACCGACATTACGGAAGCGCTGCACAACATGACCGGCGGGCGGGGCCCCGATTCCTGCATCGACGCCGTCGGCATGGAAGCCCAGGGAACCGGATTCGAAGCAGCCTATGACACGGTCAAACAGACCCTGCACCTGGAAAATGACCGCCCCATTGCCCTGCGCCAGTTGATCAAGGCGTGCCGCAAGGGAGGAACTATTTCTGTGCCGGGCGTATACAGCGGCTTTGTGGATAAAATGCCCATGGGTGCCATTTTCGCCAAAGGGTTGACCCTCCGCGCCGGACAGACTCACGTCCAGAAGTACCTGCGGCCGCTGATGCGACTGATTGAGACCGGGGAGATCGACTCGTCGTTTCTCATCACCCACCGCATGTCCCTGAATGATGCACCCATGGGCTACGAACTCTTCGACCGCAAGCAGGACGGCTGCGTCAAGATCGTCCTCAGGCCCCAGGGGACCAGCCAGACCGTACACTGA
- a CDS encoding permease has protein sequence MSLETVPGIFWGLLGLAPLLVYIILVFRNVDILAATVICVVIGAILSQQTLVSLGTALAGSMGSFLALVGLIIMLGRGLGEVLNATKVSHTIVHGIIYSIGVDTERKAMLGIMVACLVIVGLLGTMAGGNAIIAPIVLPIAAALGLSRSTVGVIFQAVGEEALILGPFSPPVITLLGLTNIGYGEMLLYVSGPVALITLAVTWLMIQRIQRNTRHLTPYEQPEELERFEPTRQNRHATLAFTVAFVVAVIYGIAVKAPTSFVVVIMLGLSFITGFTGGLRFEQILRHIIHGMAGNVGLFLLFLLLDPFIIFVEKAGGFAALTTLLKPMMESGGKSAIVITGGFLGAFGISGATVATLKLLHEMFNPLLAKYAVSMLAWSLALVVATRVHNFVFPGANMVSSLGFAESTDMKSMLRNGWLVAACQLTFLVLFSLFFA, from the coding sequence ATGTCCCTTGAAACAGTACCCGGCATTTTCTGGGGCCTGCTCGGCCTGGCGCCGCTCCTGGTCTACATTATCCTGGTATTCCGCAATGTGGACATCCTGGCCGCCACCGTGATCTGTGTTGTCATCGGGGCCATTCTCAGTCAACAGACCCTGGTTTCCCTGGGAACGGCGTTGGCCGGCAGCATGGGATCCTTTCTGGCGCTGGTGGGGCTGATCATCATGCTTGGGCGGGGCCTGGGCGAGGTGCTCAATGCCACCAAAGTGTCCCACACCATCGTCCACGGCATCATCTACAGTATAGGGGTGGACACGGAGAGGAAGGCCATGCTGGGCATCATGGTTGCTTGTCTCGTCATTGTCGGTCTGCTGGGGACCATGGCGGGGGGGAATGCCATCATCGCCCCCATCGTCCTCCCCATTGCCGCAGCCCTTGGGCTGTCCCGGAGCACAGTGGGGGTCATTTTCCAGGCGGTGGGGGAGGAGGCGCTGATCCTGGGGCCCTTTTCCCCGCCGGTGATAACGCTGCTCGGCCTGACCAATATTGGCTACGGGGAAATGCTGCTCTATGTTTCCGGCCCGGTTGCCCTCATTACCCTCGCGGTGACCTGGTTGATGATTCAGCGCATCCAGCGCAATACTCGCCATTTGACGCCCTATGAACAACCGGAGGAGTTGGAGCGCTTCGAGCCGACTCGGCAGAACCGGCATGCTACCCTTGCCTTTACGGTGGCCTTTGTTGTCGCCGTCATCTATGGCATCGCGGTAAAGGCGCCGACTTCGTTTGTCGTGGTTATCATGCTGGGGCTTTCATTCATCACCGGTTTTACCGGGGGCCTCAGGTTCGAGCAAATCCTCAGGCACATCATCCACGGCATGGCCGGCAATGTGGGGCTGTTCCTACTCTTTCTCCTCCTGGACCCGTTTATCATCTTTGTGGAAAAGGCAGGTGGCTTTGCTGCCCTGACAACACTGCTGAAACCGATGATGGAGAGCGGCGGCAAGTCGGCCATTGTCATCACCGGCGGATTTCTCGGCGCCTTCGGCATCAGCGGCGCGACGGTGGCCACTCTCAAGCTGCTTCACGAGATGTTCAATCCGCTGCTTGCCAAATATGCCGTCTCTATGCTCGCCTGGTCCCTTGCCCTGGTGGTGGCAACGAGAGTGCACAATTTTGTCTTCCCAGGGGCTAATATGGTCAGTTCCCTCGGATTTGCCGAATCAACCGATATGAAGTCCATGCTGCGTAACGGCTGGCTGGTGGCGGCTTGTCAGCTCACCTTCCTGGTTCTCTTCAGCCTGTTTTTTGCCTGA
- a CDS encoding tetratricopeptide repeat protein — MLKNMYRIPYSNLTATCLFLLLLMAMLLFTGCVQNSGLVSYQQKDYAGALRHFQSEGDSAGDFAAGVMHYKGEGVQRDPAEAAVWFQRAANGGHASAQFNLGLLYLNGEGVAKDLGEAFCWFSRAAAQGDARAQYNLGLMYARGDGVAEDMAATLNWFRLAAEQGYVKAQIYLGGLYARGEGVEKDRREAVRWFRMAAEQESTEAQVYLGVMYTKGDGVEKDNDEAAYWLNRAARKGSITAQRYLEKLSAKTTKK, encoded by the coding sequence ATGTTGAAGAACATGTACAGGATTCCCTACAGTAATCTCACAGCTACCTGCCTGTTTCTCCTCCTTCTGATGGCAATGCTGCTTTTTACCGGCTGCGTGCAGAATTCCGGGCTCGTTTCTTACCAGCAAAAGGATTACGCCGGAGCACTGCGTCACTTTCAATCGGAAGGTGATTCGGCCGGTGATTTTGCTGCCGGCGTCATGCATTACAAGGGCGAAGGGGTGCAGCGCGACCCTGCCGAAGCTGCAGTCTGGTTCCAGCGTGCTGCTAACGGCGGTCACGCCAGTGCCCAATTCAATCTGGGTCTTCTCTACCTGAATGGTGAAGGGGTAGCCAAGGACCTGGGGGAAGCATTCTGCTGGTTCAGTCGGGCGGCGGCCCAGGGGGATGCCCGAGCCCAGTACAACCTTGGGTTGATGTATGCCAGGGGGGACGGGGTGGCCGAGGACATGGCCGCAACCCTGAACTGGTTCAGGCTGGCGGCAGAACAGGGCTACGTCAAGGCTCAGATTTATCTGGGGGGATTATATGCCCGCGGCGAAGGGGTAGAAAAGGACCGCCGGGAGGCGGTGCGCTGGTTCCGCATGGCGGCAGAGCAAGAATCCACCGAAGCCCAGGTGTATCTGGGGGTTATGTACACCAAGGGAGATGGAGTGGAAAAAGATAACGACGAGGCAGCTTACTGGCTGAATCGCGCTGCCCGCAAAGGCTCTATAACGGCTCAGCGCTACCTGGAAAAGCTCTCGGCAAAGACTACTAAAAAATGA
- the galE gene encoding UDP-glucose 4-epimerase GalE, translated as MPILVTGGCGYIGSHVVRQLSEAGLEVIVYDNLSTGSAEALVNGERLIVGELSDAEMLEQVFRAHSPKTVLHFAAAIVAPESVSDPLKYYGNNTCNTMNLLRTCVKFGVERFIFSSTAAVYGLPEEGIASEESPTVPINPYGTSKLMSEWMLRDTSMAHGLKYVALRYFNVAGADPEARMGQRTPDATHLIKVCCQAALGMRQQVSIYGTDYPTPDGTGIRDYIHVEDLASAHLAALRYLENGGQSEIINVGYGQGSSVREVVEVVRRVSGVEFTAVESPRRPGDPASLIARADYARNLLKWTPRHNNLTQIVTDAWRWEQKLFKGKLP; from the coding sequence ATGCCTATCCTTGTAACAGGTGGCTGCGGCTATATCGGCAGCCATGTTGTCCGTCAGCTCAGTGAAGCGGGGCTTGAAGTAATTGTCTATGACAACCTTTCCACCGGTTCTGCCGAGGCCCTTGTCAACGGCGAAAGACTCATTGTCGGCGAACTGTCCGACGCGGAAATGTTGGAACAGGTTTTTCGCGCTCACTCACCGAAGACCGTACTTCATTTTGCCGCTGCCATCGTCGCCCCGGAGTCGGTTTCCGACCCGCTCAAATACTATGGCAACAACACCTGCAATACCATGAATCTGCTCAGAACCTGCGTTAAATTCGGTGTGGAGCGTTTTATCTTTTCCAGCACCGCGGCCGTCTATGGTCTCCCTGAAGAGGGTATTGCTTCGGAGGAGTCCCCGACAGTCCCCATCAACCCCTATGGAACTTCCAAATTAATGAGCGAATGGATGCTCAGGGACACCTCAATGGCCCATGGGCTGAAATATGTGGCGCTACGGTACTTCAACGTTGCTGGGGCTGACCCTGAAGCGCGCATGGGCCAGAGGACCCCCGACGCCACCCATTTGATCAAGGTATGCTGCCAGGCGGCCCTGGGAATGCGGCAGCAGGTCTCCATCTACGGCACCGATTACCCTACCCCCGACGGTACCGGCATTCGCGACTATATCCACGTGGAGGATCTGGCTTCCGCCCATCTGGCCGCCTTGCGCTACCTGGAAAACGGAGGGCAATCCGAAATCATCAATGTGGGCTACGGACAAGGATCAAGTGTCCGGGAGGTGGTCGAGGTGGTACGCCGCGTATCGGGAGTGGAATTCACGGCGGTGGAGTCGCCACGCCGTCCCGGCGACCCGGCCTCCCTCATTGCCAGGGCAGATTACGCCCGGAATCTCCTTAAATGGACCCCTCGCCATAATAACCTGACGCAAATCGTTACCGATGCCTGGCGCTGGGAGCAGAAACTCTTCAAAGGGAAGCTCCCGTAA
- a CDS encoding DUF4382 domain-containing protein, which produces MKQARPGLMEVILLFIAMTTLLTAGCGGGGGGAAATPSGTASIHITDAPDLNYDHVWITVTEAWFHKLDTDDLTDAGWIKFPLSTPRTIDLAALTAGQTQEVWSGLNLPAGEYGQIRVFLAPTEGPARASLPSGVTFNNEVDYTDSTGAHKVPLRIPSPGQGIKVLPETPIIVAGGDLKLALDFNVGEDVVQIFRQGRMSSAQNLAAVPTRAKEFILKARLRYFDMNNAGAITGTLVPPATAFGNSSSAFRNISGAFNNMSSSFRTAFQNYTGKNFTIKAEQVNPATSLRQARRATSIDSSGRFTLYPLPVFGTATTATYDLVIRGRNVETIIINGVKVHKGGNPQQATAVSSRPIRLTTGTEYAVDVNAKPAGAAITFYQTLPTDPVPYEIRFRHIDPFSATGSFSTPIELSSGPLHVGAFANGGPITFNPVTPNEGLGGFRAIATAELFNASQLTNVSSLTPLIAFTPLAISAPATARTISGKITVKDAGLDQGIMLITHGGTLVDTLDLSDKVKVGDNPYTTGNLPGGTTAAPLPGAFYDLFVLGWSAAQPDNTTETGSATGVNLKTGNGTADITMSKL; this is translated from the coding sequence ATGAAACAAGCACGACCCGGCTTGATGGAAGTGATTTTATTGTTCATTGCCATGACAACTCTTTTAACAGCAGGATGCGGTGGCGGTGGAGGGGGCGCAGCAGCAACACCCAGCGGTACCGCCAGCATTCATATAACCGACGCACCCGACCTGAACTACGACCATGTCTGGATTACGGTAACGGAAGCGTGGTTCCACAAGCTGGATACCGACGACCTCACCGATGCCGGATGGATCAAGTTTCCCCTGTCAACGCCAAGAACCATCGATCTTGCCGCCCTCACCGCCGGCCAGACCCAGGAGGTCTGGAGCGGACTAAACCTGCCCGCCGGCGAGTATGGACAGATCAGGGTCTTCCTGGCCCCCACCGAGGGTCCAGCCCGGGCTTCCTTACCCAGCGGGGTCACCTTCAACAACGAAGTTGACTATACCGACAGCACCGGCGCACATAAAGTACCTCTGCGCATTCCATCCCCCGGACAGGGGATCAAGGTTCTGCCGGAAACGCCGATCATCGTCGCCGGCGGCGACCTGAAGCTGGCGCTGGACTTCAACGTCGGCGAAGACGTGGTGCAGATCTTCCGCCAGGGACGGATGTCATCGGCGCAGAATCTTGCCGCCGTGCCGACCAGAGCCAAGGAATTCATTCTCAAGGCCCGTCTGAGATATTTCGACATGAACAACGCCGGTGCCATAACCGGCACATTGGTGCCTCCTGCAACTGCTTTCGGCAATTCCAGCAGTGCCTTCCGCAATATCAGCGGCGCCTTTAACAATATGAGCAGTTCCTTCAGGACCGCCTTCCAGAACTATACGGGCAAGAATTTTACCATCAAGGCCGAGCAGGTAAACCCGGCAACCTCATTGCGCCAAGCCCGGCGCGCAACGAGCATCGACAGCAGCGGCCGGTTCACCCTTTACCCGCTGCCGGTTTTCGGTACCGCCACCACAGCCACCTATGACCTGGTCATCAGAGGGCGCAACGTGGAAACAATCATCATCAATGGTGTCAAAGTCCACAAGGGTGGCAACCCGCAGCAGGCTACCGCCGTCAGTTCCCGGCCAATCAGGCTTACAACAGGAACTGAATATGCGGTAGACGTAAATGCAAAACCCGCCGGGGCTGCCATAACTTTCTACCAGACCCTGCCCACAGACCCGGTTCCCTACGAGATCCGCTTCAGGCACATCGATCCCTTCAGTGCCACCGGCAGTTTCAGCACTCCCATCGAGCTGTCCTCAGGCCCGCTCCATGTGGGAGCATTCGCCAATGGGGGACCGATCACCTTCAACCCCGTTACTCCCAACGAAGGGCTGGGCGGTTTCAGAGCCATTGCCACCGCAGAGCTGTTCAACGCCAGTCAGCTGACAAATGTCAGTTCGCTGACTCCGCTGATCGCTTTCACCCCTCTGGCCATCTCGGCACCGGCCACGGCCAGAACCATCAGCGGCAAGATCACGGTCAAGGATGCGGGGCTTGACCAGGGAATCATGCTCATTACCCACGGCGGCACCCTTGTGGACACCCTGGATCTGAGCGACAAGGTCAAGGTGGGTGATAATCCTTACACCACCGGCAACCTGCCTGGCGGAACAACCGCTGCACCGCTGCCCGGCGCCTTCTATGACCTGTTCGTCCTAGGCTGGAGCGCAGCTCAGCCGGATAACACCACCGAAACCGGAAGCGCAACCGGCGTCAACCTTAAGACCGGCAACGGCACCGCCGACATCACCATGTCAAAGCTCTAG
- a CDS encoding DUF4142 domain-containing protein, whose product MKKRVSIILLISLFVLSTVTMLAFAADKGLAGKDKDFIKKAASGGMMEVELGQLAESKAQNPEVKNFGKRMVTDHGKANEELKTLAQQKNVTLPTKLERKHRSMVDKLNKASAAEFDKKYMSDMVKDHKHDVDDFRKATQKVKDPEVKAWAEKTLPVLEQHLQQAQELAAKVGAKVK is encoded by the coding sequence ATGAAAAAAAGGGTATCGATAATTTTATTGATCAGTCTTTTTGTTTTAAGCACTGTGACAATGCTGGCCTTTGCTGCAGACAAGGGTTTGGCGGGTAAAGACAAGGATTTCATCAAAAAGGCGGCCAGTGGGGGCATGATGGAGGTTGAGCTGGGTCAATTGGCAGAGTCGAAGGCCCAGAACCCGGAGGTAAAAAACTTCGGCAAGCGGATGGTGACGGATCACGGCAAGGCCAATGAGGAATTGAAGACCCTCGCCCAGCAGAAAAACGTTACCCTGCCCACCAAGCTTGAGCGCAAACACAGATCCATGGTGGACAAGCTGAACAAGGCTTCCGCCGCCGAATTCGATAAGAAATACATGTCCGATATGGTCAAGGACCATAAGCATGATGTGGATGACTTCAGGAAGGCGACCCAGAAGGTGAAGGACCCTGAGGTAAAGGCGTGGGCGGAAAAGACGCTGCCGGTTCTCGAACAGCATCTGCAGCAGGCACAGGAACTGGCAGCGAAGGTGGGCGCCAAGGTCAAATAG
- a CDS encoding SRPBCC family protein produces the protein MEAATGATRSGLERGAKQHGKERINVGRNERTASMIGGAALAVSGLTKLAQKRILPGMALMAAGGMFLYRGKTGHCDLFEAMGVDTAGTEDKGLSVEKVLTINRSPQEVYEFWHNFENIPRFMRHLDTVRTTGGRTSHWKAKGPAGVTVEWDAEILEDYPGQRISWQSLGNADIPNEGSVEFMEAPGGRGTELKVNLSYRPPGGAAGKIAARVAHGINAQVIEEDLKRLKQIMETGETATAAYRGSETFH, from the coding sequence ATGGAAGCTGCAACTGGAGCAACCCGGAGTGGCTTGGAAAGAGGGGCAAAACAGCATGGAAAGGAGCGGATCAATGTGGGCCGAAACGAGAGGACCGCATCCATGATCGGTGGGGCGGCGCTTGCCGTTTCAGGGCTGACAAAGCTGGCCCAAAAGCGGATTCTGCCGGGAATGGCACTGATGGCAGCAGGAGGGATGTTCCTCTACCGCGGCAAAACCGGCCATTGCGATCTGTTCGAGGCAATGGGCGTTGACACCGCCGGAACTGAAGACAAGGGGCTGAGCGTGGAGAAGGTGCTGACCATCAACCGCTCTCCACAGGAAGTCTATGAATTCTGGCATAACTTCGAAAACATCCCCAGATTCATGCGTCACCTGGATACCGTCCGCACTACCGGCGGCCGCACCTCCCACTGGAAGGCAAAGGGACCGGCCGGGGTAACGGTTGAATGGGATGCGGAGATACTGGAAGACTACCCGGGGCAGAGGATCAGCTGGCAATCCCTGGGTAATGCCGATATCCCCAACGAAGGGTCGGTGGAATTCATGGAAGCCCCCGGTGGACGCGGCACCGAACTGAAGGTTAATCTGTCCTATCGCCCCCCCGGTGGAGCAGCCGGAAAAATAGCGGCCAGGGTTGCCCACGGCATCAATGCCCAGGTCATCGAAGAAGACCTGAAACGCCTGAAACAGATTATGGAGACTGGAGAAACCGCCACGGCGGCCTACAGGGGAAGTGAAACCTTCCACTGA